The Rhododendron vialii isolate Sample 1 chromosome 5a, ASM3025357v1 genome contains a region encoding:
- the LOC131326129 gene encoding alanine--glyoxylate aminotransferase 2 homolog 3, mitochondrial-like, with protein MAMQRLATMRGQFRAKELLRRCRGFSQVVHRETIAHKIESPIPKMPPFDYSPPPYDGPSAAEILQKRKQFLSPSMFYFYNNTPLNVVDGKMQYLYDDTGRRYLDAFGGIATVCCGHCHPDVVKAIVNQTNRLQHCTILYLNPAITDFAEALASKLPGDLKVVFFTNSGTEANELAMMIARLYTGCHDIISLRNAYHGNAAGTMGATAQSNWKFNIVQSGVHHALNPDPYRGVFGSDGKMYAKDVEELITYGTSGHVAGFLSESIQGVGGIIELAPDYLPAVYSSIKKAGGLCIADEVQCGFARTGSHFWGFESQGVVPDIVTIAKGIGNGIPLGAVVTTPEIAEVLTRRSYFNTFGGNPVCTAAGHAVLKVIEKENLQENAHVVGSYLKERLNSLKDKHEIIGDVRGRGLMLGVELVTDRQLKTPAKVETLHVMDQMKEMGVLIGKGGFFGNVFRITPPLCFTKEDADFLVDVMDYTMSKM; from the exons ATGGCGATGCAGAGATTAGCGACAATGAGGGGGCAATTCCGGGCAAAAGAATTACTTCGACGGTGTCGCGGCTTCTCTCAGGTAGTGCACAGAGAGACCATTGCTCACAAAATCGAATCCCCGATTCCCAAAATGCCCCCCTTCGACTACTCTCCTCCTCCGTACGACGGCCCCTCCGCCGCAGAGATCTTGCAGAAGCGCAAACAGTTTCTCAGCCCTTCGATGTTCTACTTCTACAACAACACCCCA CTGAACGTGGTGGATGGAAAGATGCAGTACTTGTACGATGATACTGGCCGTaggtatctggacgcttttggTGGGATTGCTACCGTGTGCTGCGGACACTGCCACCCCGATGTGGTCAAGGCAATTGTCAACCAAACCAACCGCTTACAGCACTGCACCATTCTGTACCTCAACCCCGCCATCACTGATTTCGCCGAGGCACTTGCGTCCAAGTTGCCTGGTGATCTCAAG GTGGTGTTTTTTACGAATAGTGGGACCGAGGCGAATGAGCTAGCGATGATGATAGCACGATTGTACACTGGGTGCCACGACATCATATCACTGAGGAATGCGTACCACGGGAACGCGGCCGGGACCATGGGGGCCACTGCACAGTCCAACTGGAAGTTCAATATTGTGCAG AGTGGAGTTCACCATGCCCTTAACCCAGACCCGTATAGAGGTGTATTTGGTTCAGATGGCAAAATGTATGCAAAAGATGTCGAAGAACTCATTACTTATGGAACTTCAGGGCACGTTGCTGGGTTCTTGTCTGAATCCATTCAG GGAGTGGGTGGGATTATCGAATTAGCCCCGGATTACTTGCCTGCTGTCTACAGCAGTATCAAGAAAGCAGGGGGCCTTTGTATTGCTGATGAGGTCCAGTGTGGCTTTGCTCGCACAGGTAGCCATTTCTGGGGATTTGAGTCCCAGGGCGTTGTGCCTGACATAGTGACAATAGCAAAG GGCATTGGCAATGGCATACCTCTTGGTGCCGTGGTAACCACTCCTGAAATCGCAGAAGTCTTGACGCGTCGATCCTATTTCAACACATTTGGAGGAAACCCTGTGTGTACTGCTGCAGGACACGCTGTTCTCAAAGTAATTGAGAAAGAGAACCTTCAAGAGAATGCTCACGTTGTTGGATCCTACCTGAAAGAGCGCCTCAATTCTCTCAAGGATAAGCATGAAA TTATTGGTGATGTAAGGGGAAGAGGACTGATGCTTGGAGTTGAACTTGTCACTGATCGCCAGCTGAAAACTCCTGCAAAAGTCGAAACACTGCACGTGATGGACCAGATGAAAG AAATGGGAGTGTTGATTGGCAAAGGTGGGTTTTTTGGAAATGTTTTCCGCATTACACCTCCACTCTGCTTTACCAAGGAAGATGCAG ATTTCCTTGTCGACGTTATGGACTACACAATGTCAAAGATGTGA
- the LOC131326130 gene encoding uncharacterized protein LOC131326130 — protein MSKGGKVSLQPSFLSTHFIPDYERKRNEKIKRNNKICESHGVKTIATPFVGSVQQRKCVTAENGKRTRVELEDDGYRLSRDEDDPGHDSESVDSFEQALEMPRGCQRAPQSHPEPQSYATMISERVTRSTPQPNMDTQALPPPIVQPQSEALANNNVVLTVRRTRGPTRGKLAQRVIDKYGRLKVPIPSQFRAAVGEHASKLASKIGFEVRTHVMDLGVRRWKALDDSVKGPILQRLTDKFDLQGDPIDVDKAVATQCGRRISNYTYKLKKKYDKLVKAKGAEYARSNPPGGVKPEQWTSLIDKK, from the exons AtgtccaaaggaggaaaagtgTCGCTCCAACCTAGTTTTCTATCAACTCATTTCATACCAGATTATGAGAGGAAAAGAAACGAGAAGATAAAGAGGAACAATAAGATCTGTGAATCTCATGGGGTGAAGACTATTGCAACTCCTTTTGTGGGATCGGTTCAGCAGCGCAAATGTGTTACTGCTGAAAATGGAAAGCGTACTAGGGTTGAGTTGGAGGATGATGGCTATAGGCTTTCACGTGATGAGGATGACCCTGGCCATGATAGTGAGTCGGTTGACTCTTTTGAGCAG GCTTTAGAGATGCCACGAGGTTGTCAAAGAGCGCCACAGTCCCATCCAGAGCCACAATCCTATGCAACTATGATCTCCGAGAGGGTCACCCGATCGACGCCACAACCGAACATGGATACCCAGGCCCTACCACCTCCCATTGTCCAGCCACAAAGTGAGGCATTAGCTAACAACAATGTTG TACTCACTGTTAGACGCACTCGTGGGCCTACGCGAGGCAAGCTGGCACAAAGGGTCATTGATAAATATGGAAGGCTTAAAGTTCCCATTCCATCACAGTTCCGTGCAGCGGTAGGGGAGCATGCTTCTAAATTGGCCTCAAAGATTGGCTTTGAGGTTCGGACACATGTGATGGACCTTGGCGTTCGTCGGTGGAAGGCCTTGGATGATAGTGTTAAAGGGCCTATACTTCAGCGACTGACG GATAAGTTTGATTTGCAAGGAGATCCTATTGATGTTGATAAGGCAGTGGCAACACAATGTGGACGAAGAATAAGTAACTACACCTATAAGTTGAAGAAAAAATACGATAAGCTTGTAAAGGCAAAGGGGGCTGAGTATGCAAGAAGCAACCCCCCAGGTGGTGTAAAGCCGGAACAGTGGACAAGCTTAATAGATAAGAAGTGA